In Candidatus Palauibacter soopunensis, the following are encoded in one genomic region:
- a CDS encoding transporter encodes MMRRRWILPALGMGSLFAMAAGCAHAQRGPLVADRPDFTEAAATVGRGVVQLEFGYTYEHDRPEGSRGGVWTHSLGEPLLRIGVLGESLELRLGLSPVSVGAGADGRSFTETGMEDLYLGTKLLLAEQEGLRPALAILPQVTVPTGGDAFTSDRTLPGVNFIYGWDLSETVALSGSTQMNRALSEAGGGGPRGGEEEYAEWAQSAVAGFSVGARAGVYAEWFAFFHAEPEGTRAEHYANGGFTWSFSDDLQWDVRAGVGLNESAADFFAGTGLVVRFP; translated from the coding sequence ATGATGCGCAGACGATGGATCCTTCCGGCCCTCGGGATGGGGTCGCTCTTCGCGATGGCGGCCGGGTGCGCGCACGCGCAACGGGGCCCGCTCGTGGCGGACCGGCCGGACTTCACGGAGGCGGCCGCGACGGTGGGGCGCGGCGTGGTCCAGCTCGAGTTCGGCTACACCTACGAGCACGACCGGCCCGAGGGCAGCCGCGGCGGGGTGTGGACGCACTCGCTGGGCGAGCCTCTCCTGCGAATCGGGGTGCTCGGCGAGAGCCTCGAACTTCGGCTGGGCCTGAGCCCCGTGTCGGTGGGCGCGGGGGCGGACGGGCGCAGCTTCACCGAGACCGGAATGGAAGACCTTTACCTGGGCACAAAGCTGTTGCTGGCCGAACAGGAGGGGCTGCGGCCCGCGCTGGCGATCCTTCCCCAGGTGACGGTCCCCACGGGGGGCGACGCGTTCACGAGCGACCGCACGCTGCCGGGCGTGAACTTCATCTACGGCTGGGACCTCTCGGAGACCGTCGCGCTGTCGGGCAGCACGCAAATGAATCGGGCTTTGAGCGAGGCCGGCGGCGGAGGGCCCCGGGGGGGAGAGGAGGAATACGCGGAGTGGGCGCAGTCGGCCGTGGCCGGGTTCTCCGTGGGCGCGCGGGCCGGGGTCTACGCCGAGTGGTTCGCCTTCTTCCACGCGGAACCGGAGGGGACCCGCGCGGAGCACTACGCGAACGGCGGCTTCACCTGGAGCTTCAGCGACGACCTTCAGTGGGACGTCCGCGCCGGCGTGGGATTGAACGAGTCCGCCGCGGACTTCTTCGCGGGGACGGGGCTCGTCGTCAGGTTCCCCTGA